One window of Papaver somniferum cultivar HN1 chromosome 9, ASM357369v1, whole genome shotgun sequence genomic DNA carries:
- the LOC113307607 gene encoding geranylgeranyl transferase type-2 subunit beta 1-like encodes MGELAAEKHVQYIISIEKKKDTFEAVVMEHLRMSGAYWGLTTLDLLGKLGAVDKDEIVSWVMQCQHESGGFAGNIGHDPHMLYTLSAVQVLALLDKLDVLDVDKISSYIAGLQNQDGSFAGDIWGEIDTRFSYIAISCLSLLHRLDKINVEMAVEYIVSCKNLDGGFGCTPGGESHAGQIFCCVGALAIAGSLHHVDKDLLGWWLCERQVKSGGLNGRPEKLPDVCYSWWVLSSLILIDRVHWIDKDKLAKFILDCQDKENGGISDRPDDAVDVFHTYFGVAGLSLLEYADIKPIDPAYALPVDVVNRIFLNKKDSA; translated from the exons ATGGGGGAACTGGCAGCGGAGAAACATGTGCAATATATTATATCAATCGAGAAG AAAAAGGATACTTTTGAAGCTGTGGTGATGGAGCACCTGAGAATGAGCGGTGCATATTGGGGTTTGACCACTCTTGATCTCCTGGGAAAGCTTGGAGCTGTGGATAAAGATGAGATTGTTTCGTGGGTTATGCAGTGCCAGCACGAATCTG GTGGCTTTGCTGGTAATATTGGCCATGATCCCCACATGCTCTACACGCTTAGCGCAGTGCAAGTTTTGGCTCTCCTCGACAAGCTCGATGTTCTGGACGTTGATAAAATATCAAGCT ACATCGCCGGACTTCAGAATCAAGATGGATCGTTTGCAGGAGACATTTGGGGTGAAATTGATACCCG GTTTTCGTATATCGCAATTTCATGTCTCTCACTATTGCATCGTTTGGATAAAATCAATGTGGAAATGGCTGTTGAATACATTGTGAGCTGTAAGAATTTGGATGGTGGATTTGGGTGCACACCTGGTGGGGAGTCTCATGCAGGGCAGA TTTTTTGCTGTGTGGGTGCACTTGCTATAGCAGGTTCCTTACACCACGTTGACAAAGACCTTCTTGGATGGTGGTTATGTGAAAGGCAAGTTAAATCTGGAGGTCTAAATGGACGACCCGAGAAGCTTCCCGAT GTTTGCTACTCTTGGTGGGTTCTTTCTAGCCTAATTCTCATTGATAGAGTGCATTGGATAGACAAAGACAAGCTTGCTAAATTCATTCTAGATTGTCAG GATAAAGAGAATGGAGGAATATCTGATAGGCCAGATGATGCTGTTGATGTCTTCCATACATATTTTGGTGTGGCAG GTCTTTCGCTTCTTGAGTATGCTGATATAAAACCGATAGATCCAGCCTATGCTTTACCTGTTGATGTTGTAAATAGGATCTTCTTAAACAAAAAGGACTCAGCCTAA